A portion of the Manihot esculenta cultivar AM560-2 chromosome 2, M.esculenta_v8, whole genome shotgun sequence genome contains these proteins:
- the LOC110608993 gene encoding TMV resistance protein N isoform X1: MASMKIQTASASSSSSSPSSSPEWQYDVFLSFRGQDTRKSFTDHLYASLNQKGIIAFRDDPSLKRGKEIEPEIMKAIEESRFSIVIFSRNYASSSWCLDELVQIHECMNTKGQIIFPIFYNVDPSDVQEQTGYFEKAFAKHEEDYGQNAEKVNKWRTAVTKISNLSGWDSNNRHETELIRDIVEEIFARLDHALSAPAKNLIGIDYHVEELNSCLAMWSEDVRIVGIHGMGGIGKTTLARVIFDRLSNQFESSSFLANVREVSRRNGLLVLQNQLLCEILKAQDIKVWDIGRGSNMIRNRLSRKRVLVVLDDVDKLDQLETLVGKHNWFGSGSRIIITTRDVHLLAGFDVDAMYKMEVLDHDYALKLFSSKAFKSDNPAEGFIDLCNEALRYAKGVPLALEVLGSFLYGKTLDEWISALERLKEDSEEEILDSLEISFNGLKPTEKKIFLDVACFFKGMDKHYVMNLLDSFGFYAAIGIRVLIDKSLLTIVENNRLWMHDLLQEMGQKIVCKESPDEPGKRSRLWDDEDVYHVLTENSGTAAVEMMTFNLLRQKEVNLSAKAFSQMKKLRLLKISNVQLSKGLEFLSNELRLLEWHGYPLKSLPLCFNPEKLVELNMPYSCIKHLWNDNITLYMLKFVNLSHSQALRRIPDLSGLPNLEKLVLEGCTSLLEVHPSIWLLRRLILVNVKDCICLQTLPISIEMPCLQVLIFSGCFKLKKFPEIKGNMNKLSELYLDGTAIQELPLSIRRLSGLVLLSLKNCKNILSLPSSICHFISLKTLNISGCSTLDKLPEKLGNVESLEELDISGTAIRQLPPSIVFLKNLKTLSFHGCGVQPRQPWSSLFRYLMLPRKSADSVSLLLPPLSSLRSLTFLNLSNCNLLEGAIPGDIGHLSSLKKLDLSDNELVRLPESISQLSSLEALHLEGCSRLQKLPKLPAKVEFVGADDCIELESFPNPVELSTSELSRFNLFNCHRLVDHHNDSSWAWTWLKTYLKGLPRPTNGFDVCLPGSEIPEWFKNQSMGPSVSIDLLPHWNDNDLMGFAMCAVFRLRRPVSSNYLDKYRRSEYDRPKNVVLACFFMNDDDEFLFHNHASAWFPSCSLVKNCAQIGSDHLWLLYRSSQLDRDSLKELKRIKVSFWSQPRSDWDLEIRKSAARLVYAQDLEELHQTIISNSSIEDMDIFCNNPDEPESVGSRSFTEERPPKRFRKI; this comes from the exons ATGGCTTCCATGAAGATCCAAACAGCTTCGgcttcatcttcatcttcttcaccTTCTTCAAGCCCTGAATGGCAATATGATGTGTTCTTAAGTTTTAGAGGTCAAGACACCCGCAAAAGCTTCACGGATCATCTGTATGCTAGTTTAAACCAGAAAGGAATAATTGCCTTCAGAGATGATCCAAGCCTTAAGAGAGGGAAAGAAATTGAGCCAGAAATTATGAaagcaattgaagaatcaagaTTTTCAATTGTTATTTTCTCTAGAAATTATGCTTCATCAAGCTGGTGTTTGGATGAACTTGTCCAGATTCATGAGTGCATGAACACTAAGGGACAAATCATTTTCCCAATATTCTACAATGTTGATCCTTCTGATGTACAGGAACAAACAGGGTATTTTGAGAAAGCTTTTGCTAAGCATGAGGAAGATTATGGGCAGAATGCAGAGAAGGTTAACAAGTGGAGGACTGCTGTCACAAAGATCTCCAATCTATCTGGATGGGATTCAAATAACAG GCATGAAACTGAATTGATCCGAGATATTGTTGAAGAGATATTTGCCAGATTGGATCATGCATTATCAGCCCCAGCTAAGAATCTTATTGGGATAGATTATCATGTGGAGGAACTGAATTCATGCTTGGCTATGTGGTCTGAAGATGTTCGTATCGTAGGCATCCATGGTATGGGTGGGATTGGAAAGACAACTCTTGCTAGAGTAATATTTGATAGGTTATCTAATCAATTTGAATCTAGCAGCTTTCTTGCCAATGTTAGGGAGGTTTCTAGAAGAAATGGTCTACTTGTTCTACAAAATCAGCTTCTTTGTGAAATCTTGAAGGCACAGGATATTAAAGTATGGGATATTGGCAGAGGAAGCAATATGATAAGGAACAGACTTAGTCGTAAACGGGTTCTTGTTGTTCTTGATGATGTGGATAAACTAGACCAATTAGAAACTTTAGTTGGAAAGCATAATTGGTTTGGCTCAGGAAGTAGAATCATAATTACTACTAGAGATGTACATTTGCTAGCCGGTTTTGATGTAGATGCAATGTATAAGATGGAAGTATTAGATCATGATTATGCTCTTAAACTATTTAGTTCCAAAGCTTTTAAGAGTGACAATCCGGCGGAAGGTTTCATAGATCTGTGCAATGAAGCTTTGAGATACGCTAAAGGAGTTCCTCTGGCCCTTGAAGTTCTTGGTAGTTTTTTGTATGGTAAAACTCTAGATGAATGGATAAGTGCATTGGAAAGACTAAAAGAAGATTCTGAAGAGGAAATTTTGGATAGTCTTGAAATAAGTTTCAATGGACTAAAACCAACGGAAAAGAAGATATTTCTTGATGTTGCATGCTTTTTCAAAGGGATGGATAAACATTATGTAATGAATTTGCTTGACAGTTTTGGATTCTATGCAGCTATTGGTATTCGTGTTCTCATTGATAAATCTCTATTAACTATTGTTGAGAATAATAGATTGTGGATGCATGATTTATTGCAAGAAATGGGTCAAAAGATTGTCTGTAAAGAATCACCTGATGAGCCTGGAAAACGCAGTAGGTTATGGGATGATGAGGATGTCTATCATGTGTTAACTGAAAACTCA GGAACTGCAGCAGTTGAAATGATGACTTTCAACTTATTAAGACAAAAAGAGGTAAACTTGAGTGCAAAAGCCTTCTCACAGATGAAGAAACTAAGACTCCTCAAAATCTCAAACGTGCAACTTTCCAAAGGCTTAGAATTCCTTTCTAATGAGTTAAGACTTCTTGAATGGCATGGATACCCTTTGAAATCTCTGCCATTGTGCTTCAATCCAGAAAAACTTGTTGAACTGAACATGCCCTATAGCTGTATCAAACATCTATGGAATGACAACATA actttatatatgttaaAGTTTGTTAATCTCAGCCATTCTCAAGCTCTACGAAGAATCCCTGATCTCAGTGGACTGCCGAACCTTGAGAAACTAGTTCTTGAAGGTTGTACAAGTTTATTAGAAGTTCACCCATCAATTTGGCTTCTCAGACGGCTGATCCTCGTGAATGTGAAAGACTGCATTTGCCTTCAGACGCTTCCAATCAGCATTGAAATGCCATGTTTGCAAGTTCTTATTTTCTCTGGCTGCTTTAAATTGAAGAAGTTCCCTGAAATTAAAGGAAACATGAACAAATTATCAGAGCTATATCTAGATGGGACTGCTATTCAAGAACTACCATTGTCAATCCGACGTCTCAGTGGCCTTGTCCTTTTGAgtctgaaaaattgcaaaaacattCTCAGTCTTCCAAGCAGCATTTGTCATTTCATTTCTCTTAAAACTCTCAACATTTCTGGCTGCTCAACACTTGATAAATTGCCTGAGAAGTTGGGAAATGTGGAAAGCTTGGAGGAACTTGATATCAGTGGGACTGCCATTAGACAACTGCCACCTTCCATTGTATTCTTGAAAAATCTCAAGACTTTATCTTTTCATGGATGTGGAGTGCAACCTCGTCAACCATGGAGTTCTCTTTTCAGGTACTTGATGCTTCCTAGAAAAAGTGCAGATTCTGTGTCTTTGTTGTTGCCTCCCTTATCAAGTTTGCGATCCTTGACATTTCTAAATCTAAGCAATTGCAATCTACTGGAAGGAGCAATTCCAGGTGATATTGGTCATTTATCTTCATTAAAGAAATTGGATTTAAGTGATAATGAACTTGTTAGACTACCTGAGAGCATCAGTCAACTTTCAAGTCTTGAAGCCCTTCACTTGGAAGGTTGCAGCAGGCTTCAAAAACTTCCAAAACTCCCTGCAAAAGTAGAATTTGTAGGAGCAGATGATTGCATTGAACTGGAAAGTTTCCCAAATCCTGTAGAGCTAAGCACTTCGGAGCTTTCAAGATTCAATCTTTTTAATTGTCATAGATTGGTTGATCATCACAATGACAGTAGTTGGGCATGGACATGGCTGAAAACATATCTTAAG GGACTTCCTCGTCCAACCAATGGTTTCGATGTTTGTCTTCCTGGAAGTGAAATTCCAGAATGGTTCAAAAATCAAAGCATGGGACCTTCAGTAAGTATAGATCTTCTCCCACACTGGAATGATAATGACCTGATGGGATTTGCTATGTGTGCTGTCTTTAGACTTCGTCGTCCCGTTTCTTCCAATTATCTAGATAAATACAGAAGATCTGAGTATGATAGGCCAAAAAATGTGGTACTAGCTTGTTTCTTCATGAATGATGACGATGAGTTCCTCTTCCATAATCATGCAAGTGCATGGTTCCCTTCATGTAGCTTGGTAAAAAACTGTGCACAGATTGGTTCAGATCACCTTTGGCTACTATATAGAAGTTCACAACTTGACAGGGATTCATTGAAAGAGCTTAAGCGTATTAAGGTTTCATTCTGGAGCCAACCACGGTCTGATTGGGACTTGGAGATTAGGAAGAGCGCAGCCCGCCTTGTATATGCACAAGACTTGGAAGAGTTGCACCAAACAATCATCAGCAATTCTTCAATTGAGGATATGGATATCTTCTGTAATAATCCTGATGAGCCAGAATCTGTTGGAAGCAGAAGCTTTACTGAAGAACGACCGCCAAAAAGATTCAGAAAGATTTGA
- the LOC110608993 gene encoding disease resistance protein RUN1 isoform X2 has translation MASMKIQTASASSSSSSPSSSPEWQYDVFLSFRGQDTRKSFTDHLYASLNQKGIIAFRDDPSLKRGKEIEPEIMKAIEESRFSIVIFSRNYASSSWCLDELVQIHECMNTKGQIIFPIFYNVDPSDVQEQTGYFEKAFAKHEEDYGQNAEKVNKWRTAVTKISNLSGWDSNNRHETELIRDIVEEIFARLDHALSAPAKNLIGIDYHVEELNSCLAMWSEDVRIVGIHGMGGIGKTTLARVIFDRLSNQFESSSFLANVREVSRRNGLLVLQNQLLCEILKAQDIKVWDIGRGSNMIRNRLSRKRVLVVLDDVDKLDQLETLVGKHNWFGSGSRIIITTRDVHLLAGFDVDAMYKMEVLDHDYALKLFSSKAFKSDNPAEGFIDLCNEALRYAKGVPLALEVLGSFLYGKTLDEWISALERLKEDSEEEILDSLEISFNGLKPTEKKIFLDVACFFKGMDKHYVMNLLDSFGFYAAIGIRVLIDKSLLTIVENNRLWMHDLLQEMGQKIVCKESPDEPGKRSRLWDDEDVYHVLTENSGTAAVEMMTFNLLRQKEVNLSAKAFSQMKKLRLLKISNVQLSKGLEFLSNELRLLEWHGYPLKSLPLCFNPEKLVELNMPYSCIKHLWNDNITLYMLKFVNLSHSQALRRIPDLSGLPNLEKLVLEGCTSLLEVHPSIWLLRRLILVNVKDCICLQTLPISIEMPCLQVLIFSGCFKLKKFPEIKGNMNKLSELYLDGTAIQELPLSIRRLSGLVLLSLKNCKNILSLPSSICHFISLKTLNISGCSTLDKLPEKLGNVESLEELDISGTAIRQLPPSIVFLKNLKTLSFHGCGVQPRQPWSSLFRYLMLPRKSADSVSLLLPPLSSLRSLTFLNLSNCNLLEGAIPGDIGHLSSLKKLDLSDNELVRLPESISQLSSLEALHLEGCSRLQKLPKLPAKVEFVGADDCIELESFPNPVELSTSELSRFNLFNCHRLVDHHNDSSWAWTWLKTYLKGLPRPTNGFDVCLPGSEIPEWFKNQSMGPSGFIERA, from the exons ATGGCTTCCATGAAGATCCAAACAGCTTCGgcttcatcttcatcttcttcaccTTCTTCAAGCCCTGAATGGCAATATGATGTGTTCTTAAGTTTTAGAGGTCAAGACACCCGCAAAAGCTTCACGGATCATCTGTATGCTAGTTTAAACCAGAAAGGAATAATTGCCTTCAGAGATGATCCAAGCCTTAAGAGAGGGAAAGAAATTGAGCCAGAAATTATGAaagcaattgaagaatcaagaTTTTCAATTGTTATTTTCTCTAGAAATTATGCTTCATCAAGCTGGTGTTTGGATGAACTTGTCCAGATTCATGAGTGCATGAACACTAAGGGACAAATCATTTTCCCAATATTCTACAATGTTGATCCTTCTGATGTACAGGAACAAACAGGGTATTTTGAGAAAGCTTTTGCTAAGCATGAGGAAGATTATGGGCAGAATGCAGAGAAGGTTAACAAGTGGAGGACTGCTGTCACAAAGATCTCCAATCTATCTGGATGGGATTCAAATAACAG GCATGAAACTGAATTGATCCGAGATATTGTTGAAGAGATATTTGCCAGATTGGATCATGCATTATCAGCCCCAGCTAAGAATCTTATTGGGATAGATTATCATGTGGAGGAACTGAATTCATGCTTGGCTATGTGGTCTGAAGATGTTCGTATCGTAGGCATCCATGGTATGGGTGGGATTGGAAAGACAACTCTTGCTAGAGTAATATTTGATAGGTTATCTAATCAATTTGAATCTAGCAGCTTTCTTGCCAATGTTAGGGAGGTTTCTAGAAGAAATGGTCTACTTGTTCTACAAAATCAGCTTCTTTGTGAAATCTTGAAGGCACAGGATATTAAAGTATGGGATATTGGCAGAGGAAGCAATATGATAAGGAACAGACTTAGTCGTAAACGGGTTCTTGTTGTTCTTGATGATGTGGATAAACTAGACCAATTAGAAACTTTAGTTGGAAAGCATAATTGGTTTGGCTCAGGAAGTAGAATCATAATTACTACTAGAGATGTACATTTGCTAGCCGGTTTTGATGTAGATGCAATGTATAAGATGGAAGTATTAGATCATGATTATGCTCTTAAACTATTTAGTTCCAAAGCTTTTAAGAGTGACAATCCGGCGGAAGGTTTCATAGATCTGTGCAATGAAGCTTTGAGATACGCTAAAGGAGTTCCTCTGGCCCTTGAAGTTCTTGGTAGTTTTTTGTATGGTAAAACTCTAGATGAATGGATAAGTGCATTGGAAAGACTAAAAGAAGATTCTGAAGAGGAAATTTTGGATAGTCTTGAAATAAGTTTCAATGGACTAAAACCAACGGAAAAGAAGATATTTCTTGATGTTGCATGCTTTTTCAAAGGGATGGATAAACATTATGTAATGAATTTGCTTGACAGTTTTGGATTCTATGCAGCTATTGGTATTCGTGTTCTCATTGATAAATCTCTATTAACTATTGTTGAGAATAATAGATTGTGGATGCATGATTTATTGCAAGAAATGGGTCAAAAGATTGTCTGTAAAGAATCACCTGATGAGCCTGGAAAACGCAGTAGGTTATGGGATGATGAGGATGTCTATCATGTGTTAACTGAAAACTCA GGAACTGCAGCAGTTGAAATGATGACTTTCAACTTATTAAGACAAAAAGAGGTAAACTTGAGTGCAAAAGCCTTCTCACAGATGAAGAAACTAAGACTCCTCAAAATCTCAAACGTGCAACTTTCCAAAGGCTTAGAATTCCTTTCTAATGAGTTAAGACTTCTTGAATGGCATGGATACCCTTTGAAATCTCTGCCATTGTGCTTCAATCCAGAAAAACTTGTTGAACTGAACATGCCCTATAGCTGTATCAAACATCTATGGAATGACAACATA actttatatatgttaaAGTTTGTTAATCTCAGCCATTCTCAAGCTCTACGAAGAATCCCTGATCTCAGTGGACTGCCGAACCTTGAGAAACTAGTTCTTGAAGGTTGTACAAGTTTATTAGAAGTTCACCCATCAATTTGGCTTCTCAGACGGCTGATCCTCGTGAATGTGAAAGACTGCATTTGCCTTCAGACGCTTCCAATCAGCATTGAAATGCCATGTTTGCAAGTTCTTATTTTCTCTGGCTGCTTTAAATTGAAGAAGTTCCCTGAAATTAAAGGAAACATGAACAAATTATCAGAGCTATATCTAGATGGGACTGCTATTCAAGAACTACCATTGTCAATCCGACGTCTCAGTGGCCTTGTCCTTTTGAgtctgaaaaattgcaaaaacattCTCAGTCTTCCAAGCAGCATTTGTCATTTCATTTCTCTTAAAACTCTCAACATTTCTGGCTGCTCAACACTTGATAAATTGCCTGAGAAGTTGGGAAATGTGGAAAGCTTGGAGGAACTTGATATCAGTGGGACTGCCATTAGACAACTGCCACCTTCCATTGTATTCTTGAAAAATCTCAAGACTTTATCTTTTCATGGATGTGGAGTGCAACCTCGTCAACCATGGAGTTCTCTTTTCAGGTACTTGATGCTTCCTAGAAAAAGTGCAGATTCTGTGTCTTTGTTGTTGCCTCCCTTATCAAGTTTGCGATCCTTGACATTTCTAAATCTAAGCAATTGCAATCTACTGGAAGGAGCAATTCCAGGTGATATTGGTCATTTATCTTCATTAAAGAAATTGGATTTAAGTGATAATGAACTTGTTAGACTACCTGAGAGCATCAGTCAACTTTCAAGTCTTGAAGCCCTTCACTTGGAAGGTTGCAGCAGGCTTCAAAAACTTCCAAAACTCCCTGCAAAAGTAGAATTTGTAGGAGCAGATGATTGCATTGAACTGGAAAGTTTCCCAAATCCTGTAGAGCTAAGCACTTCGGAGCTTTCAAGATTCAATCTTTTTAATTGTCATAGATTGGTTGATCATCACAATGACAGTAGTTGGGCATGGACATGGCTGAAAACATATCTTAAG GGACTTCCTCGTCCAACCAATGGTTTCGATGTTTGTCTTCCTGGAAGTGAAATTCCAGAATGGTTCAAAAATCAAAGCATGGGACCTTCA GGATTCATTGAAAGAGCTTAA